CGCGGCGATGCGCTGCGCCATGAGGTAGGAGAAGTCGTCGCGGCAGAGCTTGCCGAACAGCTCCTCGTTGCCGCGGATGGTGAGGTAGGTCACGCCGCGCCCGTTGCGCTCGCGGCCGCGCCGTTCGCCGGCGGCGGGCTCCCCTGGCCGACCCTCGCCCCGGGGCCGGCCGCGCACGGCGGCGGCGCGGTCCTTCAGGCGGTCGAGCGTCTCGACCACCCGCTGGGCGGCCTGGCGGCGGCGCTTGATGCCGCCGCGGCGGCCCGGCTTGCCGGGCGTCTTCTGGGAGGAACCTTGGCGACGTTTCTTCATGGGACCGCAAGATAGCCCCGCCGCGGTCGCGCGCCCAGGCGAAATCACGGGCCCGCCCTCCCCCTCGGGGGAGGGCGGGCCCGGTCAGCGGCGCGGACGGCCTAGAGGTTCGAGGCGCAGTGGGCGCACTTGGTCGCCTTGATGGGGATGGCCGACAGGCAGTGCGGGCACTCCTTGGTGGTCGGGGCGGCCGCCGGCGCGGGCTCCTCGCGCTTCAGCTTGTTGATCGCGCGGATCACCAGGAACACCGAGAAGGCGACGATCAGGAAGCTGATCACGGTGTTGATGAACTGGCCCACGTTCAGGGTCACCGCGCCCGCGGCCTGCGCGGCGGCGAGGCTGCCGTAGGGCGACGGCGTCGCGCCCTGCTTGAGCACCAGGAACAGGTTG
This is a stretch of genomic DNA from bacterium. It encodes these proteins:
- the mscL gene encoding large conductance mechanosensitive channel protein MscL, whose protein sequence is MFKEFKEFAIKGNVVDMAVGIIIGAAFGTIVTSLVKDIIMPPIGLLLGGVDFSNLFLVLKQGATPSPYGSLAAAQAAGAVTLNVGQFINTVISFLIVAFSVFLVIRAINKLKREEPAPAAAPTTKECPHCLSAIPIKATKCAHCASNL